In a genomic window of Candidatus Thiothrix sulfatifontis:
- a CDS encoding Nudix family hydrolase — MPNTAVKYLHVVAAVIRDAAGKILLAQRPAHKHQGGKWEFPGGKVESGEIPLHALSRELEEELGIQLQYAQPLIKIRHVYPELAVLLDVWEVTAFSGTAHGREGQPVAWFDAEQLPALECPPANAPIVTAARLPAQCLITPEPHDSTEFLQQLQQCLQAGVRLVVLRAKTLAASEYVALAHEVIRLGHAFGAKIVLNSPPVMLAEADGLHLTSRQLLAVKAGLRDTLSPGQWLSASCHSAAELQQAAALGADFAFLSPVLPTLSHPGDAHLGWEAFATLLEPVNLPVYALGGMTPDYAIIARQHGGQGIAAIRSLWSGV; from the coding sequence ATGCCGAATACCGCAGTTAAGTATTTGCACGTCGTCGCAGCGGTTATCCGTGACGCGGCGGGCAAGATTTTATTAGCGCAACGCCCTGCCCACAAACATCAGGGCGGCAAGTGGGAGTTTCCCGGCGGTAAAGTCGAATCCGGTGAAATTCCGTTACACGCCTTAAGCCGTGAGCTTGAGGAAGAACTCGGTATTCAGCTTCAATACGCACAGCCGCTCATTAAGATTCGCCATGTGTATCCTGAACTGGCGGTGTTGTTGGATGTGTGGGAAGTGACAGCCTTTAGCGGCACTGCTCACGGGCGCGAAGGTCAACCCGTGGCGTGGTTTGATGCAGAACAATTGCCTGCATTGGAATGTCCGCCTGCGAATGCGCCGATTGTTACTGCGGCACGTTTGCCCGCACAGTGTTTGATCACCCCCGAACCACACGATTCCACCGAATTTTTGCAGCAGTTGCAGCAATGTTTGCAGGCTGGGGTGCGTTTGGTGGTATTGCGGGCAAAGACATTGGCGGCTTCAGAATACGTGGCTTTGGCGCATGAGGTTATCCGGTTGGGTCATGCGTTTGGTGCCAAGATTGTGTTGAATTCCCCGCCTGTTATGTTGGCGGAGGCAGATGGTTTGCATTTGACCAGTCGGCAATTGCTGGCAGTAAAAGCCGGTTTGCGTGACACATTATCGCCGGGACAATGGTTGTCGGCGTCTTGTCACAGTGCGGCAGAGTTGCAGCAGGCGGCGGCGTTAGGGGCGGATTTTGCGTTTCTCTCGCCAGTATTGCCGACACTTTCACATCCCGGGGATGCGCATTTGGGCTGGGAAGCGTTTGCTACGCTGTTAGAGCCGGTGAATCTGCCGGTGTACGCACTCGGTGGCATGACCCCCGATTACGCAATAATTGCCCGGCAGCATGGCGGACAAGGCATCGCTGCTATCCGCAGTTTGTGGTCAGGCGTTTAA
- the argJ gene encoding bifunctional glutamate N-acetyltransferase/amino-acid acetyltransferase ArgJ, with translation MAVNLQAPDTLLPVAGVRLASVNAGIRYKNRNDVLLIELEPGSHTAAVFTRNAFCAAPVHVCRYNLLHSNPRYLLINAGNANAGTGAQGMDAARATCEQVAQQGACWAEQVLPFSTGVIGQQLPVDKITAALPEAFAKLDAAGWMEASRTIMTTDTVAKAISRQVQIFGETITITGIAKGAGMIHPNMATMLAYVATDALVEKNILQDLLNEVVEETFNCITVDGDTSTNDSLIVMATGSSGVYVGGDGLPAFRQALLEICLYLAQAIVRDGEGATKFISIDVQGAATRAEARVVGNTVALSPLVKTALFASDPNWGRILAAVGRSQVDALDVSRISIWLGETLLIENGEPAPTYYEELGAAETKRDEIPIRIHLGRGEAAATTWTCDFSYDYVKINAEYRS, from the coding sequence ATGGCAGTTAATTTACAGGCACCTGATACCTTATTGCCGGTTGCTGGGGTGCGCTTGGCATCGGTTAATGCAGGCATTCGTTACAAAAACCGTAACGATGTGCTGCTGATTGAGTTGGAGCCGGGTAGCCATACGGCGGCGGTCTTCACACGCAATGCGTTTTGTGCCGCCCCGGTGCACGTGTGCCGTTACAATTTGCTGCATTCTAATCCGCGTTACTTGCTGATCAATGCCGGGAATGCGAATGCCGGAACGGGTGCGCAGGGAATGGACGCGGCGCGTGCGACGTGCGAGCAAGTGGCGCAACAGGGCGCGTGTTGGGCGGAGCAGGTGTTGCCGTTTTCGACCGGCGTGATTGGTCAGCAATTGCCGGTGGATAAAATCACTGCTGCCTTGCCGGAAGCCTTTGCTAAGCTGGATGCGGCGGGCTGGATGGAAGCCTCGCGCACCATTATGACGACGGATACGGTGGCGAAAGCCATCAGCCGTCAGGTGCAAATCTTCGGCGAAACCATCACCATTACCGGGATTGCCAAAGGCGCGGGCATGATTCACCCCAATATGGCGACCATGTTGGCGTATGTGGCCACCGATGCATTGGTTGAAAAGAACATTTTGCAGGACTTGCTGAATGAAGTGGTGGAAGAAACCTTCAACTGCATCACGGTTGATGGTGATACCTCCACCAATGATTCCCTGATTGTGATGGCAACCGGCAGTTCGGGAGTGTACGTGGGGGGCGATGGCTTGCCCGCGTTCCGTCAAGCATTGCTGGAAATTTGTCTGTATTTGGCGCAAGCGATTGTGCGTGATGGCGAAGGTGCTACCAAATTCATCAGCATTGACGTGCAAGGGGCGGCAACCCGTGCCGAAGCGCGGGTGGTGGGTAACACGGTCGCGTTGTCACCACTGGTTAAAACGGCTTTGTTTGCCAGTGACCCGAACTGGGGGCGTATTCTCGCGGCTGTCGGGCGTAGCCAAGTTGACGCTTTGGATGTGAGCCGCATCAGCATTTGGTTGGGGGAAACCTTGCTGATCGAAAACGGCGAACCGGCTCCCACTTACTACGAGGAATTGGGCGCAGCAGAAACCAAGCGTGATGAAATTCCTATTCGCATTCATTTAGGGCGTGGTGAAGCGGCGGCAACCACGTGGACGTGTGATTTTTCCTACGATTACGTCAAGATCAATGCCGAATACCGCAGTTAA
- a CDS encoding DEAD/DEAH box helicase, producing the protein MSFSELGLNPEFAAKIEAAGYENPTDLQKQLIPLIAHNKSVIVWTQSASGKTGAFLIPAINYVLTHPIEEQRHTRVLILTSRRDRVNQINYTIKRLMGDEQQIRSGFIVSGRPYQPQMRLLRRPLDLMIATPGRLNDLVDNNKADFSKLEMLIIDDLSAIYHKGLHGLVNKILSERTTACPVIAFVRPENDITGYARAVLAGAEEIEVDDDRNPLLLIPQVVHLADDYTHKIALMDHLLDEFSGEPTVIFTITTKVAKALAESLANHGHTAEVASDLPESERNGTSAPILIYADQDGLHPNLQGAEHIINFELPHKVEDYETRLQGLSPEREEAVIAVVLPRERDNLKLIETFLGDSIEQCTLPGLAPLEHTSGFTPSVRAPRSNRSNNNSGGQRQHNGTGGNQGERGRSPQNRPAHQGQGGRSNNPHQQQNAPRRDNRPAAGQEQSPANAADRQQRKGAYGRLNGGAQRKREGGGPPYTGSSNPVPRREQGGSYEIGGWEKPNYAPQDDKPKTDKQVVIRYKEKRRILTK; encoded by the coding sequence TTGTCTTTTTCAGAATTAGGCTTAAATCCAGAGTTTGCGGCTAAAATTGAAGCTGCCGGTTATGAGAATCCGACTGACTTACAGAAGCAGTTGATTCCTCTCATCGCCCACAATAAAAGTGTCATTGTGTGGACACAATCGGCTTCCGGCAAGACCGGCGCATTCCTGATTCCCGCCATCAACTACGTGTTGACCCACCCGATTGAAGAGCAGCGCCACACCCGCGTGTTAATTCTGACCTCGCGGCGCGACCGGGTGAACCAGATCAACTACACCATCAAACGCTTGATGGGTGATGAACAGCAAATTCGTTCCGGTTTCATTGTCAGTGGTCGCCCTTATCAGCCGCAGATGCGCTTATTGCGCCGCCCACTGGACTTAATGATTGCCACCCCTGGACGTTTGAATGATCTGGTCGACAATAACAAAGCGGATTTTTCCAAGCTGGAAATGCTGATCATTGATGACCTTAGCGCGATTTATCACAAAGGTCTGCATGGCTTGGTAAACAAAATTCTCTCGGAACGTACCACCGCCTGCCCCGTCATTGCGTTTGTACGCCCCGAAAATGACATTACTGGCTATGCGCGTGCCGTGTTAGCGGGCGCCGAAGAAATAGAAGTCGATGATGACCGCAACCCGCTGTTGCTGATTCCACAAGTGGTGCATCTGGCAGACGATTACACGCATAAAATTGCCTTGATGGATCACTTGCTGGATGAGTTTTCCGGCGAACCTACCGTTATTTTCACGATAACCACCAAAGTTGCCAAAGCACTCGCCGAAAGCCTTGCGAATCACGGGCATACCGCTGAGGTTGCATCCGACCTTCCCGAATCCGAACGCAATGGCACTTCCGCCCCGATTCTGATTTATGCCGATCAAGACGGCTTGCACCCTAACCTGCAAGGCGCTGAACACATTATCAACTTCGAGCTACCGCACAAGGTAGAAGATTACGAAACGCGTCTGCAAGGGCTTAGCCCAGAACGCGAAGAAGCCGTGATTGCCGTGGTATTACCCCGTGAACGCGATAATCTGAAACTGATTGAAACCTTCTTGGGTGATTCGATCGAACAATGCACCTTGCCGGGTCTGGCACCGCTGGAACACACCTCTGGTTTCACACCATCCGTGCGTGCCCCGCGCAGCAACCGCAGCAACAATAACAGCGGCGGACAACGCCAACACAATGGCACTGGCGGCAATCAAGGCGAACGAGGACGTTCACCACAAAACCGCCCCGCTCACCAAGGGCAAGGCGGACGCAGTAATAATCCCCATCAGCAACAAAATGCACCACGGCGTGACAATCGCCCGGCTGCGGGTCAAGAACAATCGCCTGCCAATGCAGCCGATCGCCAGCAACGCAAGGGCGCTTACGGTCGCCTAAACGGTGGTGCGCAACGCAAGCGCGAAGGCGGTGGCCCTCCGTACACAGGTAGCAGCAACCCAGTACCACGCCGTGAACAAGGGGGATCTTACGAAATCGGCGGCTGGGAAAAACCTAACTACGCCCCGCAAGACGACAAACCCAAAACCGATAAGCAAGTCGTTATCCGTTACAAGGAAAAACGCCGTATTTTGACGAAATAA
- a CDS encoding DUF465 domain-containing protein, with product MLQNTEELHRKLAELTQEHRELDEMIAASLQEPNTDQLKVSRLKKRKLLLKDMIARLNSQLIPDLNA from the coding sequence ATGTTGCAAAACACGGAAGAACTGCATCGCAAATTAGCAGAACTCACCCAAGAACACCGCGAATTGGATGAGATGATTGCAGCATCACTGCAAGAACCGAACACCGATCAACTCAAAGTTTCGCGCTTGAAAAAGCGCAAATTGCTGCTGAAAGACATGATTGCGCGGCTCAACAGTCAGTTGATTCCCGATTTAAACGCCTGA